Genomic DNA from Rhodothermales bacterium:
GATTGAACGGAGCCGGCTGCATTTTGAGTTCACCCTGCTCGATGCGGGCAATCTCTCCCAGGTCGCGGGCCAGGTTCTCCAGGCGGTCCGCATTGCGCAGAATCTTGCGCACGAAGTTCCGGTTCACCTTGTGGTCTTCGAGCGCCCCGCCCTCGAGGGTCTCTGCGAACCCCCTGATCGCGAAGATCGGGGTTTTCAGTTCGTGTGAGACGTTGCCGATGAACTCTCTGCGATAGTCTTCCATGCGTCGCAAGTCACTCATCTCGCGCTCCAGCACCTGGCCCGTGCGATAGACCTGCCAGACGAGATCGTTCATTTCGTCGCCCTGCGGCAGGTGCGCCGCGGACAGATTCTCGAACTGATGTCGCCTGATCTGGCGGAGGATGGTCGTAGCGAGCCGCAGGCGTCGCGCGAGAATGCGCGTGCACGCCAGAAACACGCCCAGGAACGTGAGCCCGGGCACGGCGAGAAGGCCGAGTACACTCCAGGCACCCGTCAGGGCCTGGACCACAAGGGTTGCGGCAAGAGCGGTCCCGGCACCAAGAGACGCAATCTTGCTTGCGATGCGGGTGTGCCGGAGTACGGGCCGGTCAGGCCCGGAATCTGTATCCGACACCCTTGATGGTCTCAATGAGCTCTTCGCCAACCTTCTCCCTGATCTTTCTGACGTGGACGTCCACCGTGCGATCCACAACGTACACATCGCGTCCCCAGACCTCGTCGAGCAGCTGTTGTCGCGAGAAGACCCGTCCGGGGCTGGAGGCAAAGTGCCGCAGTAGCTCAAATTCCTTGCGAGGGAGATGAAGCGGCTCGCTTTGCCCGCTGACCTCCACCACGTACCGCGTGCGGTCAATCGTGATGCCGTGCACCTGTATGACATCCGGCGCCTCCTCCAGCCTGCGGGATCCACGGAGCGTGGCCCGCACCTGGCTCATGAGGACCGGGATGGAAATCGGTTTCGTGAGGTAGATGTCGGCACCTACATCCAGTCCGGCTACCTGATCCTCTTCTCCATCCCGAGCCGTCAACATGACGATCGGGACCGACTTCAACACGGGATGGCCTCTGAGTCTCCGGCATGTTTCGAGCCCGTCCATACGTGGCATCATGACGTCGAGCACGATCAGGTCAGGCGGCTCCGCCTCCGCGAGTCGAAGGGCTTCGGCCCCATCCCTCGCTTCACCCACGACAAACCCCTCCGACTCGAGATTGTATCGAATCAGTTCGAGGATATCATCCTCGTCGTCGACGACGAGGACCCGTGGTGGTGCGTCGGGCATGAAATCAGGGGGCCACTGGCGGCAATAGCAAAGCTAGGGCGCGGCAATTACCGTAGTATTACCACCTTCGATTCAACTCTTTCCATGCTCGCGGCAGATGCCACGGGCAAGCAGTACGCTCTATGCCTCTGAACAGAAAACTGCGCTACGGGATGGTCGGTGGCGGCCCAGGCGCCTTCATCGGCGCGGTGCACCGCATGGCGGCCGCTCTGGACGGCGAGATGGAGCTCGTTGCCGGGGCCTTTTCGTCCAACCCCGAGAAGTCGCAGGCTCAGGGCAAGGCTCTTCACCTGGATCCGTCCCGGGTCTACGGGACCTTCGCCGAGATGGCGAAGCAGGAAGCGGCTCGTGATGACGGCATCGACTTTGTCTCCATCGTGACACCAAACCACGTGCACTTCCCGGCGGCGAAAGCATTCATAGAAGCCGGCATTCATGTGGTCTGTGACAAGCCCATGACGAACACGCTCGAGGACGCGGAGGAACTCTGCCGACTGGTGGCGAAGCATCGTGTCGTGTTTGCCCTGACCCACAACTACACCGGCTACCCGATGGTCAAGCAGGCCAGGGCGATGGTTGCCGATGGCTCGCTGGGCACGCTGCGCAAAGTGGTCGTCGAGTATCCGCAAGGGTGGCTCTCCGAGCTCATCGAAGCCGAAGGGCAAAAGCAGGCCGCCTGGCGCACGGACCCGACGCGAGCGGGTGTTTCTTCCGCCATGGGCGACATAGGCTCGCACGCCGAGAACCTGGCGCGCTACATCACAGGCCTGGACATGGCCGAGATGCATGCGGATCTCGGCACGGTGGTCGAGGGCAGGCTGCTTGAGGACGACGGCAACGTGCTGGTACACTATGACCAGGGCGTGCGGGGCATTCTTTACGCGTCGCAGATCTCCGTGGGCGAAGAAAACAACCTGCGCATTCGGGTCTACGGATCGAAGGCTTCGCTGGAATGGAAGCAGGAGCACCCCAACTGGCTCCATGTGCGCTATCAGGACCGTCCCGAAGAAGTCTTCAAGCGCGGCAATCCGTACCTGAGCGAAAGTGCCGCACACGCTACCCGCATCCCCTCGGGCCATCCGGAAGCGTTTCTGGAAGCATTCGCCAACATCTACCGGAACGCCGGTCGCACGATCGCGGCCCGCATAGCCGGTGAAGAACCAAACCCGCTGGACCTGGACTTCCCGACCGTGCAGGACGGGGCCCGCGGCGTGCATTTCATCCACACGGCCGTGAAGAGCAGTCGCGAGCGCGCCTGGGTCGACGCGTCCTACAGTCCTCCCGCCTGATGGCCCGTCCTGTCACTCTGTTCACCGGCCAATGGGCCGATCTACCGCTGGAAACGCTGGCCGCCAAGGCCTCCCAATTCGGTTACGACGGGCTGGAGTTGGCCTGTTGGGGCGATCACTTCGATGTCCAGCGTGCCCTGCAGGACGAGGCCTACTGCAGAGGCCGACATGAGCTGCTGGCTGATCACGGCCTGAAAGTGTGGGCCGTTTCAAATCACCTGGTCGGGCAGGCCGTCTGTGATCTCATCGACGAACGGCACCAAAGCATCCTGCCGCCCGACGTCTGGGGGGACGGGGATCCGGAGTCCGTTCGGCAGCGCGCGGCAAAGCGCATGCAGGACACGGCCCGAGCAGCCGCCAGATTGGGAGTCGGCGTGGTAAACGGCTTTACCGGCTCCAGCATCTGGCATCTGCTCTATTCGTTCCCCCCGGTCACCCCGGCCATGATTGAAGAGGGCTTCGCCGATTTCGCGAGGCGCTGGAATCCAATCCTGGATGTCTTCGACGAGGTGGGCGTGCGCTTCGGGCTCGAAGTCCACCCCACGGAGATTGCCTTCGACATCGGCAGCGCGGAGCGCGCGCTGGCCGCACTCGACCACCGGGAGGCGTTCGGTTTCAACTACGATCCCAGTCACTTCGGCTATCAGGGCGTGGACTATGTGGGTTTCATCCACCGGTTCGCTGACCGGATTTACCACGCGCACATGAAAGACGTGTGGTGGAGCCCGAACCACGCCGAGGTCGGTGTCTTCGGGGGCCACACGGATTTTGGAGACCGCAGGCGATTCTGGGATTTCCGATCGCTGGGACGAGGCTCGATCGACTTTGAAGAGGTGATTCGGGCACTCAACCGGGCCGGCTACGACGGCCCGCTCTCGGTGGAATGGGAGGACTCGGGCATGGACCGGGAGCACGGTGCCGCAGAGGCTTGCGACTTTGTGCGCGCCGTCGACTTCCCGGCATCAGAGATCGCGTTCGACGCAGCCTTCGCCGAGGAGTAGCCATGGAAGCTCCAAGACGGACCGAGGTTGCGCGCTTTTCTGAACTGGAAGACCGACAGCCCGCCTATGCATTGGTTGCAGGAGTGGATCTGGTCGTGACCCGCTTTGACGATGAGGTCTCCGTGTTGTACGGGCGCTGTCTGCATCGGGGGGCCTTGCTCTCTGACGGATACGTGGACGGCGACAACCTCATCTGTGGGCTGCACAACTGGGACTACCGGTTGGCGACGGGTGTGTCGGAGTACAACAACGAAGAGGCTCTGCGGCGATTCTCGACAGTGATCGAGAACGATGTGGTCTACGTAGACGAAGCCGAAATTGAGGCGTGGCGGGTTGACCATCCCCAGCCTTTCGACAGGGATGCGTATCTGGGTCTCTATCAGGATCCCCACGGCGCGCCGGAGGAACCGTTCAATCGTCACATTCAGACGCTGGCGCGGGACGGGCTGTCGAAAACTGGCCACCACGGACCGGTCTCGGCGATGGGTGTGCCGCTTACCGAGCTGCCCCGCTGGTCCGACATCCAGATCCTGACCGGGCAGTTGGCCCGTCGGCCCCTGTTGGACCATGCGGACGTCGGCACGGAAACCGTTATTGGGCCTGGTGCCGCAAAACCGTTGCGGCTGGGCATTCCGCTGTTCGTCTCGGACATGAGTTTCGGCGCGCTTAGCGAGGAGGCCAAAGTGGCGCTGTCCCGCGGCGCTGAGCTTGCCGGCACGGGTATCTGTTCGGGCGAGGGAGGCATGCTGCCGGAGGAGCAGGCGGCAAACAATCGCTACTTCTACGAACTCGCCTCCGGGAAATTCGGCTGGGACCTCGCCAAGGTCGCCCGATGCCAGGCCTTCCATTTCAAGGGCGGGCAGGGCGCCAAAACCGGTACGGGCGGCCACCTTCCAGGTGAGAAGGTCGTGGGCAAGATCGCGGAGGTGCGCGGCCTCGACCCCGGCCAGCCGGCGGTAAGTCCGGCCGTGTTTCCTGATCTGGAGACCGTGGAGGACTTCAAGTCGGTTGCGGCCGACGTACGGCGGGTCTCGGGCGGAATCCCGGTAGGCTTCAAGTTGTCCGCGCAGCACATTGAGGATGACATCGACTTTGCCCTGGAGGCCGGGGCGGACTATATCATCCTGGACGGCCGCGGTGGTGGCACGGGGGCCGCGCCCGAGGTGTTCAAGCAAAACATCTCGGTCCCGACGATTCCGGCCCTGGCCCGGGCACGCCGTCATCTGGACGTGCGAGGGGCCGACCAGGTGTCCCTGATCATCACCGGGGGTCTGCGAACCGAGGCCGACTTTGTGAAGGCGCTCGCGCTGGGGGCGGACGCGGTGGCAATCTCCAACGCGGCGCTCCAGGCGATAGGCTGCCTCGGTATGCGAGCCTGTCACACGAACAACTGCCCGGTAGGCATCGCGACGCAAAAGGATCATCTCAGGCAGCGGCTCGAGGTCGTGAAGTCAGCCCATCGTCTGAAGAACTGGTTCGACGCGACGGTTTCGCTCATGCAGGTACTGGCCCGCGCCTGCGGTCATGACCATCTGGGCAAATTCACCGGGGCCGATCTGTCCACGTGGAGTCGGGACATGGCTGCCCTTTCCGGAGTGCGCTTTGCCGGCGTAGGAAAGGCGTAGGAGCGCTCCCGGTCACCGCAATGTGACCTGGGTGCCGTCGGGCAGCCGGATCGTCGCTTCCAGAAACGCTTCCGAAGACGGTTCGACCGGTGGCGCGATATCGATGCGGTGGAGCGCTTCGCGCAAGACGTCCGGATTCGGGTGCCCCAGACGCAACGCCTGCAGTTCTCCTGCAGGAGGAGCATCGGCCCCAGGGTGGCGGGAGTCACCCCAGTCGATCAGGAACGGAACGCTGCCACCCATGCGGTCGGCGAAAATGTCGGTCATGGACCAAACGAGCTCACTGCCGTCGGGCCGCTGACGGCGCCCTGTTTGTGTCTCGCCCAGCGGCACTACGCTGCCATGGGCGTCTTCGACGAGTTGGTCTGATGCCACGCACCACGAGGCGATGCCCGGGCGGTGCCAGCGGTCCGTTAGCCGCCCACGCTGCGGCGCGGCCAGATCCGGATCAGGCGCGATCACCTCGAAATAACAGGTGTCACCCAGGCTGAGCAACGCATTGTGGGTGCCGAACGCCGGGTGACGTCCGCCCACCCTCGGTTTGCACCCGAGGAGCTCTGCGACGCGCGACGATCCTGACTTCAGGTTCGGGGCAAAGAATATCAGGTGGTCGACCCGAAGCACTGTCAGGGCATGAAGGTGGTGATCCGCCTCCTGAACTCCCGCCGACACGCCAAAGCCGCCGTACAGCGCCCGGGCCCGCAGCCAGAGCCGGATGGCCGCACGCACTTGTCCGCAAGCCGCCTGAATGATCGCCCCGGCCCGCAATGCGTTTGCGTGGTCGGGCGATCCTGGGTCGTGGTCGTCGTACAGCTGCAGCGCCTCTTCCGAAGGCGTTCTCGCAGCGTCCGGATTCTCGTCCGCGAGCGCCTGCGCATGGTGCCGAAGGGCATGCGCGACCGCGGTTGGTTGACCGTGTCGACGGGCTTCGCGAACGGCCTCCTCCGCCAGCCTCAACCGCTCGCGACTCCGGCCTTCGTCTTCAGCCAGATGCGCTTGCCGTGTGATGACTGCGGAAAGCAGTGGAGAATCGTCGCGGCGCCCCAACGTCTCCGCCTGTTTCAGGAGCTCCCCGGCAAGCGGGGTATTCCCCTCCCTCCTGGCCGCCCATGCGGCTTCCATCAGTTCCCTGATTTTCATCGCGGCGTCAGTCGAATCTCCGAACGAACGGACCTGGCCAGGAAGCACGCCGCATGACTACGATGGTGGAGGTCGTCTATTTCGCGCGAGGAAGGCTGCGTGCCTTCGAACCGAACGAGCGGTCGCAGCTCCACGCGACTCATCCACATCCCCTCGGGGCCATTCTCCATGGTGCCACGGGCGTCATCGGTGTAGCTCTCGACCGTCCAGCCGTCCCGAGCCGCAAAGGAGAGAAAGAAGAGCATGTGGCAGCTTGCCAGAGAGGCCACGAATGCCTCTTCGGGATCGACGGCCGCCGGATCCGACATGGGGAATGGCACGATGTGCGGAGAGGCAGACGCGGGCACCGTTTGTCCGCCATCAAAGCGCCAGGTGTGTGCCCGGCTGTACCGGTTATCCGCGAATGATTCCCCCTTGCGTTCCCAGTGTACTTCGGCCCCGTATGTGGCCATGTCAATTCCCGTCTGCTTCACTTGGGCTGTGTTACGGACGATAATACCTTTGGAACTTATGTGGCTACTTCCCGCGTTGGAGGGCGCCATTTCGGGGTGTAGCGCAGCCCGGTAGCGCGCTTCGTTCGGGACGAAGAGGTCGTGGGTTCAAATCCCGCCACCCCGACACCTGAGACTCGGTCTCGCAAAAAACGCCGACGGATGTGATCCGCCGGCGTTTTTCAGTTTCCTGCCTATCGCATGGAGAATGTTTGCTCAGGCCGGAGTCTGAATATGGTCAACTCGGGTCGGGTGAACAGCCTCACAGGGAGGTTGCTGAACCCGATGCCGCGGTTCACATACAGGTTGTTGCCTTCGGGGGTCTGCTCCTCTGATGCCCATCCGTCTGCAACCACCTCTTCCTTTCCGACAATGTCCAGCCAGCTGGTGGACTTCAACATCGGCAGGCGTATCTGCCCCCCGTGCGTGTGGCCGGCCAGGGCCAGTGGCGCTGTACCCGCGGGCACGTCTTCAAATGCCTCGGCATTGTGCATCAATACGATGCGTGGAGCTCCCTCGGGCACCTGCTCCAGGGCCGTGGCCGGGTGCGCATGATGCGCCCACACTGAGCCGATGCCGACCACATACAGCGGGGACGAGTCCTCAATGGCCACCCGGGCCGCCTGATTCTTGAGCACCTGGATACCCTCTTGCTCAAGGACCTGCTCCAGGTAGCCGGCCAGATCCGGGCGTGCGTCACTCTTCTCCTTCATCAGCGAGTAGTCATGATTGCCGAGAACCGCGAACGTCTGCACTCCGGCCTCCGGCAGCGGCTTCACCAGCTCGACGGCCTCGAGTATCCTGCTGGAGTCGGGCCGATACATGAAGTCTCCGGCGATGAGCGCGACCTCCACGTCGCGGTCGATGATCTCTCGGACCGCCTTGCTCACCATGCCCTTGTTGTCCAGCCACATGCCTACCTGGAAATCAGCGAGCAGGGCCACCTCCTGACCTTCCCAGTCCTGCGTCAGGCCGGGTAACGGCGCATCGAACTCATTAACGTCCAACAGATAGCGCGGCTCGATGATACCTGCCCACACAACGAGCAGGACGGCCAGGGCCGCGACAGCCTGGCCGGTAGTCCTGAATACAGACATACCAAATCTCCGAATACTTGAACCTTGTGGGCTCCTCCCGTGCGCTGATCTATAGCGCCCTGATTCCGAAAACATGGAATCGGAAGAGCATATACCCACTATTTATAGGCATATACACCAGAAAAGGTCCCGAGAGGTTCGCTACGCCTCTACGGTCTCAAACAACGGCCCACAAGCCAGAGCAATCTGCTCCACGTGCCGGCAGTCCGTGCCACAGCACCCGCCGAACACCGTAAGTCCAGGCAGTCTGCGCTTGAGCGCCGCGTGCTCCACCGCCAGCACGGCCGGGTTTCCGGTGTCCAAACGATCGGCGGCATTCAGTTCGGCGTGGCTCCGCATCGAGGCGTTGGCCCGCACTCCCTTCAATCGACTGGTCCATGGCTTTGCCACATCCAGTACGAACTCGAAGTGGGTCGGGTGTGCGCAGTTGATCATGTAGTACTCCGGCCAGTTTCGGGTCGCCGCGTCCACCTCGGCCACGGCCTCTTCCAGGGACTGCCCAGTCGGCAGCCTGCCGTTGGTCTCCACGGTAAATGCGAGGGCGATGGGCATGTTGGCCTTCCGGGCGGCGCGTGCCATGCCGATGGCCTCTTCGCTGTAGGCGATCGTGAGGGCGCAGACCATGTCCACGTCTGTTTCGGCCAATACGTCGATCTGCCAACTGTGGTAGGCCTCGGCAGCCGCGGGCGTCATGGTCTCTCCGGGATCGTACCCGTCAGCCCGGGGCCCGATGCACCCACTGAGCACTACCGGCAGTTCCTGCGGCATGCTCTCCCTGATTTCGACCAGCAGTTCGACGGCTTTTCGGTTCGCTTGGGCGAGCTCGGCCTCCGAGTACCCAAGGCGCGCGCCCCAGTCGGGATTGGCTCGCCAGGTGGCTGACTCCAGAATCAGTCCCGTGCGCAGTCGGGTTGCGATGCCGGCATAGCCGCGGAAGTAGCGTTCCAGCGCTGCGGTTCCTTCCGCGGTTTTGAGCAGGTCGAAGGCCGCGAAGTGCGGCAACTCGAGCCCGTCATGGAAGATGAGCGTGGTCTCGATGCCACCGTCGGTGAGGAACAGTCGCTCACCATGCTGCGGTAGCGCGTGCCGATAGCGGGGCATGGTCACCTCCAGGGAGGTCGGGTGGGACCTGAATGTACGACACCTCGTGGCGCATCGGACATTCCGCACGCCTTGCCCTGCTCCACAAACTGCGACGACCGGCAGTCAATTTTGCTATAGCAGGGCGTTGACACACATATCTCACACATGTTATTGTATGTGTCCCACCTGCCCCAACGGGGCACAACACCCTATTCGTGGTCGGCTGTCTCACCATCAAGCAGTATCCCGCCTGGGCACTTTCCCTGGTCAAACGCTGTGACCCCACACGTGCCCTGATGGTGCAGGAAGACGCGCACATCATCGCCGTAAATCGGCATGCGGTGCGGGCCGGAATCGAAACGGGCATGACAGCGGCCCGGGCGCGCTCGCTGTGCCCGGAGGCACTTCTTCTGATTCGCGATGCGGTCTCCGAATACTGCGCGTGGGAGTACGTGGTCGAACACCTGCACCGCACCACGCCGTTCCTGGAAAGCAGTCAGCCGGTGGCGTGGTTCTCTGCGCGTCCCCGAGAGGTACGAGACACCGCACGGCATCTGCGAGCCTGTGTCGGGTTTGCACCCGACCGATCCACGGCCCACCTGGCTGCGGTGCGGTCCAATCCCGGAGGCACGACAGTCGTGCGGCCCGAAGAGATGGAAGCGTTTCTGGATGCGTTCCCATCCCCTCTCTTGCTTGATGCCGGGTTCAGTGAGGACCTGGTTGACGGGCTTGAGCTGCTGGGATGCAGCACACTCGGTCCGGCACGCAAACTCAACAGCAGGCAGCTGAAGTTGGCGTTCGGCAAGGAAGGCGTTGCCCTCTACCCGCTCCTGCACCCCGGGGTATCCGGGCGCATCGGGGTCTACCACCCCCCTCCCTCCATCCGCAGCCACTTCGAATTGGAGGCCCCCTGCAGCCAGCCGGGGGACCTGATGCCCATCGTTTGTCAACTCAATGAGCGTGCGGCCCTGGCCATGAATGACCAGTTTGCCGGCCAGGTGCGCATCATCCTCCGGCCCGAGGGACGCGACCCGGTACACGGGTCCAGGGTGTTGCCACACCCAACCAGCCGAGCGGATACGCTGGAGCGGTATGGACTCCGCCTGGCCGGTGAGATGCTGCAGTCCCTGCATGTAGAGGCACGAAAGGCCCAGAGTCGCCCGATCGACATCGACCGGATAGACTATGTGTTGGCTAGCCTGATGACGGGCGACCTGGTGCAGGCGTCGCTGTTTGGTGAGCGGCTTCGCAAGGTGACGAGCGCCGTCGGTGAGGTGCATCGACGCTACCCAAACAGCATCAAGCGTGGGCTTGTACGCGCGGGAGCGCACTTTCATGAGGACCGGATCAGCCTGAGGACCTGGGAAGCCAGCGACACTTCCGGAAGTGCAAGGAGCACTGGAAGAGGATGAAGCGCCGGACTGTACCTGTCGAAATCTGGTTTGATGGAAACCAGCCGGTCATCCTGCAGCGGGAAGGATGGGCAGAGCCGGTACACGAAGTCATCGAGCGCTGGGATGTACGCGGAAGGTGGTGGTCACAGGACACCCAACGTCACTACATGACCGTGCGTACCCAGCGAGGTACGTTTGAGGTTTGTGGTGACCGTCGCACGCAGAAATGGGCGATTACAGGCACTTTTGACTGATGTTTGCCCATCTGCATACCCGAAGCTGGTTTTCCTTCCAGGCAGCTGGGTCATCACCGGAAGCGTTGCCGGAAGCGGCAATCGCCCAAGGTGTCGGAGCGGTCGCGCTGACCGAACGACACGGGGTTTACGGCGTCGTACGTTTCCAGCGTGCCTGCCAGGAACTGGGCATACAGCACATTTTCGGAGCCGAGGTGCCGGTCGATGGCCGCGATCTCGTACTGCTGGCACAGAACAGGGAAGGCTACGCCAATATCTGCTGGTTGCTCACGCAGGCGCATCTGCGCTCGCGGGAAGAGCCGAGCGCCACCCTGGACGAGTTGGCCGAGCACTGCAGTGACGTCTTCTGCCTCACGGGCACGGAAGCGGGACCTCTGTACCCCCTGATCGACGCATTCCAGCCCCGTGAGGCCGCACAGTGGGTACACACTCTGCATGACCTGTTTGGCGAGCGGCTTTCAATCGAGGTCACGCACCAGCGGAGAAAGGGAGATGACCGCCGCCTTGCCCACCTCCTGCAGCTGGCCCGTCAGACCGGTGTGCCCCCGGTGGCCACGGGCGATGTACGCTATGCCGTACCCGGCGACTACTGGCGCTATGACCTGCTGACATGCGCACGGCACGGCATCACGGTGTTTGACGACCACCCCGACCGGCCATGCAATGCCATGGCCTATCTGCAGCCGGAAGCGGAGTTGAAGCGCAGGGGCCTGCCGGCGGCGGCCATCCATCGGGCTGGAGAGATCGGGCAGATGTGCAAGGTGGACCTGATACCCGGACACATCATCCCGCCCGGCACCCGCCTTCCGGCCGGCAAAACGTCGGTGGAGGTCTTTCGGGAGCACGTGTTTGCGGCATTCGATCTGAAGTACCCACCCGGTTCTGTGCATCGGGAGGCGGCCGAAGAGCGCCTGGCAAAGGAGGTGGGTGTCATCAGCGGGCTGGACGTGCAGGAGTTTTTCCTGGTTGTGCATGAAGTGGTAGAGGAGGCGCGTCGGCGCGGTATTCGCTGCCTGGGGCGCGGATCTGCCGCAAACTCCATCGTCACCTATCTGCTGGGTATCACTGTGGTATGCCCCATCGAACACAACCTGCTGTTCGAGCGCTTCTTGCACCGGGGCAGGAAGGGCACGCCGGACATCGACCTCGACTTCGACTCCAGCAGGCGACTCGAGATCGTGGAGTGGATGGAGGAGCGGTTCGGTGTGAACCACACAGGCATGGCGGCGACAATAGACCGCTATCTGACCAAGTCAGCTGTTCAGGATACCGCCAAAGCGCTCGGCTGGCCGGCAGAAATGGCCATCCAGATGTCCAAGGGGTGCGGGTACGGGCCTCCGGATGACGAGCATAACGCGGCCCATATTCGTAGCGTGGCCGGCGGGGATTCGCCGCTCGTGGAGACGCTGATCAAGGCATCAGCCAACCTGGTAGGCTGTCCGCGGCATCTGGGTCAGCACTCGGGTGGTATGGTGCTTACCCGGGACGCCATGCGCTACTTCACACCGCTTCAGGTGTCGGCGAACGGTGTGCGTGTGGTACAGTTTGACAAGGACGACCTGGAGTGGCTGGGGCTCGTCAAGCTGGATGTGCTGGGACTGCGCATGCTGGGAACGGTATCAGAGGCCACGGTGGTCGTGAATGACATGCGGCCTGCGGATGACCCGGTGGTGCTGGATGAGTTGCCGCTGAACGATCCCGACGTCTACGACATGATCTGTGAGGGTGATGTACTCGGGCTCTTCCAGATCGAATCGCCGGCTCAAATGAGCGCAGGCTCGCGCATCCAGTCACGCAGCATGCAGGATCTGATCAAGCAGATCTCGCTGGTGCGCCCAGGCCCTATTCAGGGGGGACTGATGCATCCGTTCATTCGGCGACACCGGGGTCTTGAGAAGGTGCGCTACGACCATCCGATCCTGGAACGCATTCTGGAGGACACGTACGGGGTGATCATCTTCCAGGAGCAGGTTCTGGAAGTGGTGCACCAGTTTGCGGGATGGGACCTGGATCGGGCCGACTCCTTTCGCCGGCTGATGTCCAAATTCCGCGACCCGGTGGAGATGGAGTCGATGCGGGACGGCTTTGTGCAATCGGCCATGGAAACGAATGATGTGCCGGAGCCGGTGGCGAACCGCGTGTTCGACCAGGTCTCCAAGTTCGTCGGCTATGGCTTCTGTCGGTCTCACGCAGCGTCATTTGCGCTGACGGTCTACCACAGTGCCTATCTGAAACGGCATCATCCCGAGGCCTTCTTTGCCGGCCTGATGCAGCACAGGCCGGGCATGTATGCCCAGATGACGCTGGAACAGGATGCGCGGCGACATGGCGTGCTCGTACTGGTGCCGGACATCAATGCGTCCGGGCTGCGCTTCCAGCTGGAACGGGTGGAGGGCAGATTGGCGATTCGCAAGCCGTTGACCTCCGTCAAGGGCGTACAGGAAACGCTGGCACAGGTCACGGTACTGGAGCGCGAAATGGGGGCGTTCTCCTCCATCGAAGACTTCTTCCACCGGGTGCCGGTGGACGAGAAGCAGCTCACCGCGCTGGTGCAGTCCGGGGCTTTTGACCTGTTGGAGGGCTCAAACCGCACGGCCTTGTTCAAGATGAAGGTGCTGCTTGAGCAGTACGAGGAGGGAGGAGGCACCGAGCAGATGACGCTGCTGGACACGACGTCATTGCGTGCGGCCGACATTCCCGCACTGCCGGGCATTACGCTCAGAACCCGCCTGGAGTGGGACCTGAAAACGCACAGCGGGCCGCGGGTGCACCCTATGGTGGTGATCCGGAGAAGCCTGCGGTACAACGAGATTCGCTCGATCGAATTCGTGAAGCAGTTTGGTACCACACTGCCCTATGACGAACACAAGCCGCCGGTGGTGACCATTGCCGGACTGGTAATGTTCAGACAGCGTCCGGGTACTGCCAAGGGGACCATGTTCCTGTTTCTGGAAGACGAGTCGGCACACATACAGTGTATCTGCAGGCCTGATGTGCGGGCGCGGTTTGAGGAGGA
This window encodes:
- a CDS encoding Gfo/Idh/MocA family oxidoreductase — protein: MPLNRKLRYGMVGGGPGAFIGAVHRMAAALDGEMELVAGAFSSNPEKSQAQGKALHLDPSRVYGTFAEMAKQEAARDDGIDFVSIVTPNHVHFPAAKAFIEAGIHVVCDKPMTNTLEDAEELCRLVAKHRVVFALTHNYTGYPMVKQARAMVADGSLGTLRKVVVEYPQGWLSELIEAEGQKQAAWRTDPTRAGVSSAMGDIGSHAENLARYITGLDMAEMHADLGTVVEGRLLEDDGNVLVHYDQGVRGILYASQISVGEENNLRIRVYGSKASLEWKQEHPNWLHVRYQDRPEEVFKRGNPYLSESAAHATRIPSGHPEAFLEAFANIYRNAGRTIAARIAGEEPNPLDLDFPTVQDGARGVHFIHTAVKSSRERAWVDASYSPPA
- a CDS encoding VOC family protein → MKIRELMEAAWAARREGNTPLAGELLKQAETLGRRDDSPLLSAVITRQAHLAEDEGRSRERLRLAEEAVREARRHGQPTAVAHALRHHAQALADENPDAARTPSEEALQLYDDHDPGSPDHANALRAGAIIQAACGQVRAAIRLWLRARALYGGFGVSAGVQEADHHLHALTVLRVDHLIFFAPNLKSGSSRVAELLGCKPRVGGRHPAFGTHNALLSLGDTCYFEVIAPDPDLAAPQRGRLTDRWHRPGIASWCVASDQLVEDAHGSVVPLGETQTGRRQRPDGSELVWSMTDIFADRMGGSVPFLIDWGDSRHPGADAPPAGELQALRLGHPNPDVLREALHRIDIAPPVEPSSEAFLEATIRLPDGTQVTLR
- a CDS encoding sugar phosphate isomerase/epimerase, coding for MARPVTLFTGQWADLPLETLAAKASQFGYDGLELACWGDHFDVQRALQDEAYCRGRHELLADHGLKVWAVSNHLVGQAVCDLIDERHQSILPPDVWGDGDPESVRQRAAKRMQDTARAAARLGVGVVNGFTGSSIWHLLYSFPPVTPAMIEEGFADFARRWNPILDVFDEVGVRFGLEVHPTEIAFDIGSAERALAALDHREAFGFNYDPSHFGYQGVDYVGFIHRFADRIYHAHMKDVWWSPNHAEVGVFGGHTDFGDRRRFWDFRSLGRGSIDFEEVIRALNRAGYDGPLSVEWEDSGMDREHGAAEACDFVRAVDFPASEIAFDAAFAEE
- a CDS encoding OsmC family protein, coding for MATYGAEVHWERKGESFADNRYSRAHTWRFDGGQTVPASASPHIVPFPMSDPAAVDPEEAFVASLASCHMLFFLSFAARDGWTVESYTDDARGTMENGPEGMWMSRVELRPLVRFEGTQPSSREIDDLHHRSHAACFLARSVRSEIRLTPR
- a CDS encoding Rieske 2Fe-2S domain-containing protein; its protein translation is MEAPRRTEVARFSELEDRQPAYALVAGVDLVVTRFDDEVSVLYGRCLHRGALLSDGYVDGDNLICGLHNWDYRLATGVSEYNNEEALRRFSTVIENDVVYVDEAEIEAWRVDHPQPFDRDAYLGLYQDPHGAPEEPFNRHIQTLARDGLSKTGHHGPVSAMGVPLTELPRWSDIQILTGQLARRPLLDHADVGTETVIGPGAAKPLRLGIPLFVSDMSFGALSEEAKVALSRGAELAGTGICSGEGGMLPEEQAANNRYFYELASGKFGWDLAKVARCQAFHFKGGQGAKTGTGGHLPGEKVVGKIAEVRGLDPGQPAVSPAVFPDLETVEDFKSVAADVRRVSGGIPVGFKLSAQHIEDDIDFALEAGADYIILDGRGGGTGAAPEVFKQNISVPTIPALARARRHLDVRGADQVSLIITGGLRTEADFVKALALGADAVAISNAALQAIGCLGMRACHTNNCPVGIATQKDHLRQRLEVVKSAHRLKNWFDATVSLMQVLARACGHDHLGKFTGADLSTWSRDMAALSGVRFAGVGKA
- a CDS encoding response regulator, encoding MPDAPPRVLVVDDEDDILELIRYNLESEGFVVGEARDGAEALRLAEAEPPDLIVLDVMMPRMDGLETCRRLRGHPVLKSVPIVMLTARDGEEDQVAGLDVGADIYLTKPISIPVLMSQVRATLRGSRRLEEAPDVIQVHGITIDRTRYVVEVSGQSEPLHLPRKEFELLRHFASSPGRVFSRQQLLDEVWGRDVYVVDRTVDVHVRKIREKVGEELIETIKGVGYRFRA